TCTTCTTTGCTTATACAAATAAGCACCACTCACAACAACAAAAACAAGCCCGCCAAAATACACGCCATACTCTATTACAATCGCTACAATACTTTCAATATGTTGTCCAAATAAAGAACCGAGCACAAAGTAAACGAGTGTCCAAACAAATCCTGTCGTATAGGAATACAAGGCATACGTCTTAAATGACATGTTATTCATTCCAACTAAATATGGTACGATATGTCTTACAACTGGTATGAAGTAGCTTGTGACTAACGCATAATGGCCATACTTCTCTACCATTTGTTGAGACTTCAAAAGATACTTTGCCTTTTTCCTTTTCATTAACTTATCAAGTACTTTCGTACCAAATATTTTTCCTACTATATAACCTAAAGATAGGCCAGATACAACGCCTAAATATGTTAGTAAAAATGCTGACATGACACTTAATATTCCTAGTGAAGAGACAAAACCACCGCTCATTACGATCATTTCGTCTGGAATTGGCATACCGATAATACCTAACCATAAACAGAAAAATAGTGCCCAATAACCATACTGTTCAATATAAGATAATAATTCATGTAATTCCATTAGGCATAAGCTCTCCTTAACTCTTTTTTACAGCTAAAGATGTACGCTGGCGGGAAATTGAGCCACACTTTTTGGAGCGTAATTTCAGGGAAGAAATGTTGTATAAATCCTTTTTTCACAAGTGAATATTGAAATGTAATAAATTCACCATTCTCATGTATCGCTTCCATTACATTGTTTAAAATACGCCTTGAAACTTCTTCTGGTAAAGAAGTAAACGGTAATCCTGATAAGACGTAGCCAATGCATTCTATATTGAACTCTTCCATATACTTCTTTATATTTTCAGCTGAGCCGTGTACAACAATGACGTTCTGCTCATTTTTAAACTTTCTCTGTAACTCTTTACAAAACACTTCATTAATTTCAATAAGAAGAAATATTGTTTCCTTCCTCTTTCTCTTCATAATTTCTTTCGTGAAAACACCTGTACCAGGACCTAGCTCTACGATGCATTTCGCTCTATTAAAATCAATTACATCTACCATTTTTCTTGCTAATATTTTTGAACTTGGCGCAATCGCACCAGTATGTTTCGGATGTTTTATAAATTCATGTAAGAATGTTATGAGTTGCATGTAAACCTCTCCCCCATTCGTTCAATAGTTTTTAACTTGTTTCTAAGTATAACTATCGTTTCTTAACAAAAATTGAGGAGATTTCTTAAGATTTTATGAAGAATGAAAAAAACAGCTACCGCTTATAGCGATAGCTGCTCACTTATTATTTCGCACTCACAATCTTATAATAAGAACGAACTGTTAGGAAGTAATATCCGATATAAATGACGCCATATACTCCAATACTAATTAGAAGCGGGATCATAATTTCGAATGGTAATATATTTGACAAACCTTTTAGTGCAAATAAACTGTGTAAAATACCAATAATTAACGGAATAGCAAAGATAAAGCTCACTTGTTTTGCGATAGCTCTCTTCATCTCTTGCTTCGTTACACCAATTTTATGAAGAACAACGTAACGATCACGGTCAGCACTTGCTTCTGTAAGCTGCTTAAAGTAAATGATTGAGCCTGTCGCTAATAGGAAAACTAATCCTAAGAATAGCCCAATGAACATCATTAAACCTGTCGTTTCAATTCCCATTTGGAATCCTGTATAGAAATCGTTAAATGGTTTTAAAACTTCCGATTCGCCTGCTGGCATAATGCTTGCTAATTTCGCTGTTAACTCTTTACTATTTCGCTCACCTTTTACATCAATATTTTTTACAGTACGTGTTTCATGTACTTGTTTCGCCTGCTCATATGTTTGATCCGGAACAATTACAAATAGTTCATTTAAGTTTGTAAGACTTCTACTATTTACCCCTCTAATGTTTAGCTCTTTCGATTCATTCCCAACAGGAAATACAGCTTTATTTCCTGTATAAAGAGGACCAAAATCTAGTTTTTCAATATAGAGGCTATCGTATACAAAGGCTTCATTCGCACCTAAGTTTACAGGCTCTACATCTAATCGTTTCGCAATTGTATTAAAGCTTGATTGAGAAATAAGCTGGTACTGCTTCGTAACATTATAATGTGTGTTCAGCACTTGATCTGCTCTTTCACCTTTAAATGTTCCCTTCACAGGAATCATTTCAACTTCTGATTCATATGTCACTGGATGATTGCTCTTCTCTCCAGCAAGTATTTCTTTTACTTTTTTATCTAGTGCTTCATCTTTTTTCTCGTAAGAATAACTATACGGAGCAGCAACTTTTGATTGCGTAAATGTGTTGTAATACATCGTAACTGACGTACCAACCGCTGTTAATGTCACTGCACTTAAAATAGCAATTGTCGCTAATGATTTCGCGTTTCCTTTAATACGATATAGTAGTTGCGATGTCGTTACCATATTCATACCGTTATAAAACGCTGACTTATTATTTCTTGCGCGCTTCAATACAAATACTGTGAAGAACATAAACAATAAATAAGTTCCTGCTACTGTCGCTAGTAAAATGTATAATGCAACGACCATAAAGTCTGCATACATAACTGCTTTCATGTACATTAACGCTAAGAAATAACCTGAACCGATTAAGAAAACTGAAATTAATGCCATAATAACCGATCCTTTTGGCATTGTTTCTCCTTCACGTTCTGCTCGGAAAAGTTCAATTAGCTTAAAGCGATAAATTAAACGATACCCTTGAAGTGATGTATACAAAATAATGACAAAGAAAATAATTGCTGTATCAATAACTGCGGCCATCGGTACTTCAAAATGAACGTGTAAGTTGATTCCCATCATACTTATTAGTAGTTCAAGGAATAGTTTTGAAAGAACGCTACCGATCGCAATCCCGATAATTAAAGACATTAATCCCATTAACATATTTTCATAAAACAGCATTTTACCGATCTGTCTTTTACGAATGCCTAATAAGGAATATAGCCCAACTTCTTTTTTACGTTTTCGTGTAAAGAAACCGTTCGAATATATAATGAACACCGCTACGAAAATAATTAGCATAACACTTGAAACTTGGAACGCTCCGCTAATTTTTTTAGAGGCTTCCGCAGCTTTTTCCATTTGTGAATTATACTGCAACGCCTTAAATGTAAAATAAATGACGATGCTAAAGATCATAGATGCAAAATATACAAAGTAGTCTTTAAAGTTCCGCTGTATGTTGCGGAGGGCAATGCTAGATAAGGTCATCAGCCATACCTCCGGAAATGGAAGACATTACGTCAACGACTTGTTGGAAGAACTGTTTACGCGTTAATTCCCCGCGGTGCAATTCTTTATATAACTCACCATCTTTAATGAAAATAACTCGTTTACAGTAACTCGCCGCAAACGCATCATGTGTTACCATTAAAATTGTAGAGTTATCATATTCATTTAACGACTTCATACTTTCAAGTAAATCTGTCGCTGATTTAGAATCAAGCGCTCCTGTCGGCTCGTCCCCGAAAATCATACTAGGATTCGTAACAATCGCACGCGATGCTGCGCAGCGCTGCTTCTGTCCGCCTGACACTTGATATGGGAACTGACTTAAAATGTGATCAATACCAAATTTCTTTGAGATTTCAAGAACGCGGCGATCAATCTCACTCGCTTTCACCTTTGACAACGCAAGAGGTAACGCAATGTTCTCTTTCACCGTTAACGTATCTAATAAATTATAATCTTGGAAAATGAACCCTAAATGATCGCGGCGGAATAACGCTAGCTTATCATCGTTCATCTTCACAATATCTTTTCCATCAATTAAAATTTCACCGTTTGTCGCATTATCAATTGTAGAAAGAACGTTTAGTAAAGTCGTTTTACCCGAACCGGAAGGTCCCATAATTCCAACGAACTCACCTTCTTTGACTTGTAAGTTAATACCTTTTAACGCTGCAAATTTATTACCACCCGTGTCATACACTTTTTCAATATTTTTTGCTTCTAACACTGTTTTCATCTCGACATCCCTCATTTCTTCTATCCTCTATTTTTAACTATATACACTCTCTACTTTTGCCACTATCGATATTTCTTACACAAACATGACAGTTATGTAAGACGCATAAGTAAAGATATAAAAATTTAACCTACTGAACGAAAGTACTTTGTTACTATAGCATTGGGATATCATACCATCCATTCATTCTCCTTACAGGAACATTACAATTTTGTAAGGTTAAAAATGTACCCTACAAAGTTGTGCATGAAATGTCGGATGGACTTCGTTTGTTCCTGCTATTCTATTTTACAAGGAGGTCATCGTATGGATTCACTTAAAAACATGAATGCGGCCATGCAATATATTGAAAACAACTTAACAGATGAAATTGATTT
This Bacillus paramycoides DNA region includes the following protein-coding sequences:
- a CDS encoding ABC transporter permease, with the protein product MTLSSIALRNIQRNFKDYFVYFASMIFSIVIYFTFKALQYNSQMEKAAEASKKISGAFQVSSVMLIIFVAVFIIYSNGFFTRKRKKEVGLYSLLGIRKRQIGKMLFYENMLMGLMSLIIGIAIGSVLSKLFLELLISMMGINLHVHFEVPMAAVIDTAIIFFVIILYTSLQGYRLIYRFKLIELFRAEREGETMPKGSVIMALISVFLIGSGYFLALMYMKAVMYADFMVVALYILLATVAGTYLLFMFFTVFVLKRARNNKSAFYNGMNMVTTSQLLYRIKGNAKSLATIAILSAVTLTAVGTSVTMYYNTFTQSKVAAPYSYSYEKKDEALDKKVKEILAGEKSNHPVTYESEVEMIPVKGTFKGERADQVLNTHYNVTKQYQLISQSSFNTIAKRLDVEPVNLGANEAFVYDSLYIEKLDFGPLYTGNKAVFPVGNESKELNIRGVNSRSLTNLNELFVIVPDQTYEQAKQVHETRTVKNIDVKGERNSKELTAKLASIMPAGESEVLKPFNDFYTGFQMGIETTGLMMFIGLFLGLVFLLATGSIIYFKQLTEASADRDRYVVLHKIGVTKQEMKRAIAKQVSFIFAIPLIIGILHSLFALKGLSNILPFEIMIPLLISIGVYGVIYIGYYFLTVRSYYKIVSAK
- a CDS encoding DedA family protein is translated as MELHELLSYIEQYGYWALFFCLWLGIIGMPIPDEMIVMSGGFVSSLGILSVMSAFLLTYLGVVSGLSLGYIVGKIFGTKVLDKLMKRKKAKYLLKSQQMVEKYGHYALVTSYFIPVVRHIVPYLVGMNNMSFKTYALYSYTTGFVWTLVYFVLGSLFGQHIESIVAIVIEYGVYFGGLVFVVVSGAYLYKQRRRTVMSK
- a CDS encoding class I SAM-dependent methyltransferase; amino-acid sequence: MQLITFLHEFIKHPKHTGAIAPSSKILARKMVDVIDFNRAKCIVELGPGTGVFTKEIMKRKRKETIFLLIEINEVFCKELQRKFKNEQNVIVVHGSAENIKKYMEEFNIECIGYVLSGLPFTSLPEEVSRRILNNVMEAIHENGEFITFQYSLVKKGFIQHFFPEITLQKVWLNFPPAYIFSCKKELRRAYA
- a CDS encoding ABC transporter ATP-binding protein yields the protein MKTVLEAKNIEKVYDTGGNKFAALKGINLQVKEGEFVGIMGPSGSGKTTLLNVLSTIDNATNGEILIDGKDIVKMNDDKLALFRRDHLGFIFQDYNLLDTLTVKENIALPLALSKVKASEIDRRVLEISKKFGIDHILSQFPYQVSGGQKQRCAASRAIVTNPSMIFGDEPTGALDSKSATDLLESMKSLNEYDNSTILMVTHDAFAASYCKRVIFIKDGELYKELHRGELTRKQFFQQVVDVMSSISGGMADDLI